From Impatiens glandulifera chromosome 7, dImpGla2.1, whole genome shotgun sequence:
TAATTATTTGAAGCCAACATTTGCTggccctaaccctaaccctaaacaaaGACAAAGGACGGCTTAATTCACATGATGTTTGGTGTTTTCTATTCCCATGTATTAGGACACATGacttaaatacaattttaatctTGTTGGGGTCTGTCTTTCTCTATGATCAATAGATCATTCTAGGATAGAATCAAATCAGAAATGGACcctttcattattattatatcataaacTCAGCATGTTCTATGGTATATTAAATTCcttaatgaaacaaaaaaaactttattaaaaCTGCAGTACAACTTAAACACCACTTCAAccatataaaatgaattcttACAACATAGGGATGAATTTTGATACATTGTGAtgtatacttaattttaaatcaatcaaaatgttAGTTTCATCGGATTTGATAAGTCAGCtcaattgaaaagaaaattgtgtAAGAAATTACAagttttaagttatattttcaCTAAGAACGTCAATAGTTGAAGTGAGActcatattattttcttaaaatgaaattaaaataaacaaataaaaattgtaagtcaaatttctttgtttttttttggtaagATTGGAAGAGTATAAGAAATGcgcaaaaattatatattaacatttcaaCCGATAATATAGATGGTACAATGATAATTTGAAATActggttttatattttattctcgTTAAAACAGTATTAAGTTGAAAATTGATTATAGTTTTAAGTTCAAATGGGGGATATGATTATAAAAGTGGTATTAGTTTCCtaaaattcaaaacttaaaaatatgaaagacaaaaaaaaatgaatactaAGATTAGTTTGTTTTATGAGTTTGCAACTCAAACTTAAGCAAAGTCAattcatagtttttttttaataagtcaATTTTAATATAGAACTCAATTATCCTTTTAAGctcaattcataattttaaattaaaatatagttaacTACTATACAAAGCACATTTAACTATTAGGGCCATTATGTAGTCACTGGTCACtacaaaacaaattattatgttttttctttgttgatAAAAGTCGCTACATAATAATCAGTACCTTTAAAACTCATTTtgtaaattagttaataataataaaaaataataattatgtttttttctaaGTGTCGAAACTGTAAATACTTTTGGTTTAGCAAATTAAACCAATTTAGGTCGATATTGTAATAGTGTCGATGGTCGGTTATAGCCTAGATCCATTGGGACAAGTGTTTAGCCAAACTTGTCACAACCTAAAGTGGCATAACCTTTTGACCTCTCCCCTCAAGactacacaaaataatatacaCCGATGCTTAAAATTTCCTTTACCGGCGCAAataagcgtcgccaaaaactTTCCTGTCGCATAGTGTACAGACTTAAAAACAATAAGTTTATCGACGTTTAACTTAGAGTCGGTAAATAAAAATAAGCGTCGGTACATGCAAGCTTTgcttttttatctttttaaattaaaataaaccgAAAGAGTGTGATGTTAGTAACCATTTTTATCTGTGTTCTTAATGGCTCAAATTAAAGATCCGCATTATGAGTTggcataaataatatttgatgaaTTTGTTTACAAGAATATTGTGTGGCTGATtacaattaattcaaatattgatttatataagcAAATAAACTAAAAGGAAATGCACCTAAGATGAAATATTTAGAGCCTAATTTAGATGATGCAAATTTAAAGATGAATATTGGACTTTCTTATGTAGTATAAAGATGACTTGTATAGTTAATTAGCATTTTTGGACTTTTTTATCATGTTTGGTCAAGGTGAcaagaaatcaaatcaaatttggaaaaaaaaaatcgaaatatGAAAATGgtataaaaatcaaaacaattaattttccacatttttttaactaaatgaAGCTTGATTGATTCATTTTTTTCCCCCAAAACTGTATTCAAAACATCGATGTCAGATCTTAATCCCTTGTCAATTATTTTGTAGTTCGGGGTTTCAACTTCATCTTTTTTCTATCCAAACAATTCTTTTTTGCATAAACAAATTAGGCATAGCCAAACCTTAAAAACACAAAAGTAAGCAAACAATGTTTTTCACACAAATTATATGATTGTTAGCAATAATAATAACTGTTTATCCAAATTTTTGGGGGGGTTAAAGAGAAGCTACAAATTATATGATTGTTAGCAATAATAATAACTGTTTATCCAAATTTTTGGCAAGTTCATCACCCACTAATGAATTAGAAAGGATCAAAATCAGAAACTGCCTCTAGTGAAGGCAAGTTCTCACCTGCCAACCTGGGTAGCCTGCTGGGGCAATGGTTCTACCATCTATAAAAGCCTACACACACTATTGTTCACTTTTACACGCACTCGGTTCTAATCCGATACAACTATCACACATGTTACACACTTGAAACCCTAGAAACTATGCATCATTGGGTTCCATTGAATTTTCCAGCTGTACACTTTagacaataatatatatgattctGCAAATTACAAGCCCAAACGCAACAAAATTGGCGTATGTGGGCTTATGTGTGCAGGAGCTACCTTCATGATTTATTGTTATGGTGACATGGCATCATCACCAGTTGATGCATACATTTGTATATCTGCTTCCTCAGCTCTCCCATTTTTACCAATTTTGAATACACCTGAAATATTCTGGTGTCAGTCACTCACTCACTCACTCACTCAACAGTCTCCACTAGAAAaggataaaatttataaaagtttagGAATTACTGAAATATTTCCATcttaagtatcaaaattaagaATTGATGAGCTGACTGACTGACAGTTACATACCAGATGAATTCTGTAGTGCCTTGACAGCATCGAAATTCTTGAATGTATAGCCGACAAAGTTCAAATCTTTCGGAGTCAAATGCATCTatacaaaatcaagaaagaTTAGTAATTTGTGCAAAAGTGGCTAACTACTAATTGTCACACTACCCTTAAAAATGTTgcaatttatttttcctaaagTTAACACCACATGATCATAACCAGCAAGTTATATTGATGCTGGATTAAGACATCCAGCCAACAGTAATCTGAAAACAAAGACACTTCAACAAAATCTTCAATTTCAAGGGGACGTGTGGATTGAAAATCATTCTGTATTGTGTTTTGTGAGAATACAGTAACATTGAAATCGTAGTATGTGTAATACAAACAAACCTTTCTAGATGTTCCAGAGCCAGATTTTACAGATTGAGATGGACCCATCTGTTAGAAGCCCAAAAAACAAATTGATTCAATCAGTTACAGGACATTTACAAACCAACTTTTGTATACAAGTTCAGATTTAGATCCAAATGGGATCACATTTGGAAACAACTTAGTCTATCCCCAGAAACAAAAATGTTTACTAACAAGGCCATTTACTAAGAAGATTAAGACCAGTGCAAAGTGTAATGAGTAGATAGAATTCTGAAAGAACGGTTATGAGGAACTAGAAGGGAAATTTATAGGAATTACTTCATCAAACATCATAAAATTTTGGGTGTCTAACTCTCCATTGACTTCGGGTTTAAATGCCGCATCCATCTCATACAGCTTATCCCATATAATATCATTAAACCAAGGATGAGCCTGTCGATGACAAAAAAATTACGTAAGAAACCAGAAACCAGGGACAAACCTAACAGCAGAGATTACTTAGTTCTggataaaatgtaatatatagaATTATACCTTAATTTGGTAAGCTCCTCCAGACCCTAGTCTGTGTTCAACATCACAGAGTAACCTACAAATGAGATCCTTCGCCTCAATTGACAACTTTGCATCCTCTGGgaattttaattgatttctCCAATGTACAATCTATCATTCATTCAAAATCAATGCATATGATTTCCTCATCAGCTTGTGTTCAAGTCATGCTGAAAATGAGATTAACATAATGGCACAGCTGTACGAGCAAGTTAATGGATAACATATGATCAGGAAGCTGCACCTTTTAGTGAAAGAGTATAATCATAAATAAGCCCTTAATGTATTCGTCAAATTTGAAATCCACGTTAACCTATTGTTGTTTTATACAAGGCATTCCACTATGAAATCATTTTGATAAGAACCCTTGCATAAATGATCTTACCGAGTTgagattttgaaaaaagaaaataccGTCAATCTTTACAGACTGACATTTAAAAAAGATTGATATCAAAACGGTTTCATAGTTGAAgggttatataaaataaacaataatttgaGGGCGAATTTTAAAATTGGCATATACTTTGAGTGCTTATCTATGGGTCCACTCTTAGtaaaaatagaaagtgattcTTCCAGAAGAGTTGATGACCATGATAAGAAGCCGTGGTCTTATAAGTATATTGATTACATTGCAACAATAGCCAAAACAATTCAGAGGGTTTAAAACTTTGTTGATACATGTTGGAAGATTCACTTTTCCAAACTATCAAGAAAACTGTGATGAACAAAACCTTAGCTAAGCATAAGAAGAGTACAGCCACTTCTTGGAGCTGCAGAAGTTTGAGGGAATTGTGAAAGTGATTGTAAAATCTTAAGTATGTTTTGCTTCACAAGATGGTTAGAACCATAAAAACCTTCTTAAATTCCTCACATAACAGAATTTATGAGAATATGGAAAACATGGAAAATTTTGAAACTGATGCCTGTAATATTTTCTACATACCTTGGTCAGTAAGAAGACAATTTAAGACTATTAAATTTAAGTACAAGTGTACAACACTATCAGGAAACTCCACTTAATGACGGATGataaagaaaaattttaaaatcctGTATAACtgcagaagaaaaaaaaaagttacctTCCGGCAAGTCGTTATAGGATCATCAGAGTAAAATGGTGGATATCCCACAAGCATCTCATACAAAATAGCACCTAATGACCACCTGCCCAGAGAATATGTGATTACTCATAATTAAAGTGCATATCAGAAGGAAACCTGTCTCAAAAGGTTTTTTCAAGGTCTTAAGTTTTGTAAGAGAATACCAGGCTAATTATAAGAATTCAAACTAAACTACATAtccatatataattttaataaccagaTAATGATCTGTAAACACTAAAAGACAGTCTAGTAATATGATAATTACAAGATTCTTCAAAAATTATCAAACTAAAAATAGGAAAATTACAGCTTGCAGACTTTGCAGTATTGTAGCGCATCAGTTCCGTATGGTATTTAGACTATAGAAGCAATCTAGCTTTGTGTGATCTTTTGTTACCCTATATTTGGGTTTCTACATTACTTTCAAGTTTCAAGTTTTAGGCAAATTGATTTTTGAGAGGCAACTTGAAGAATGAATGAAGTGTTAGATCTAAGAGTCTGCACCTTCCACACAAAAAACAATATCACAAAGTTATCATATCAATCAGACAAAAAGTTCTAAAAGAATGGCAACCAAGAATAGGACCTAACCAGTCACACTCCATGCCATATCCCTTCTTCAATAACACCTCAGGTGCAATATAATCGGGTGTTCCCACAGTAGAAAATGCCTTTCCAAATCAAGATAAGAGAAATTCAGCAATACCTTGGACAAAATGAATTTAACTTCTcaccacaaaaaaaaaaacggtGCTTGAACCTTAACATCAAGCATCTTAACAGAATGATAATGAGAAAATGTAGTATTGTGTTTATAGAACATTGTAATTTTAGTACTTACCAACTTCCTCCTGTTCATCTGCCAATGCTGAAGTTGTTCACTACGACTTCTCGAAGTACTCCTATTATCAGCATCAGGATTGCTTCCATCAATATCCATAGGTTCCTTCATATCTTCATCCTCCATGGGTTCATCCTCTTTGAGTGTAGACAGAGTTCTACAGTCAAGAGGCTTGCAAAGACCAAAATCAGAGAGCTTCATGTGACCATTTTTGTCCAACAGGAGATTGTCCGGTTTAATATCTCTGAATAGACATAATTAAGTTGcaataaaaaatgacaaattGATGTTAAATCAGCATTTCTATGAGCTTgcagaaagaaaaacaataactACCCACCTGTGGATATAGTTATGTTTGTGAACGGATTCAATAGCAAGAACACTTTGAGCAATATAAAATTTAGCTGCATCTTCACTTAAAATATCTTCCCTCATAAGGAGTGTCATCATGTCACCACCAGGAAGATATTCCATAATCAAGTATAAATACTCATCATCTTGGAATGAGTAGTATAGTTTCACAATGCAGTGACTTGCCATTTCTGCAAGCAAATTTCTCTCAGATCTAACATGTTCAACCTACAAATacaatcaaagaaacagttTGCAAATTACAGCAGATTTAAGAAGCAAAAATGAAGTACGAGATGTTCAACTGTTCCAAAGACTCACCTAACATAAGAAGATTTAAAAGTTGAAACCTttgttgaaatttataaataagaagcTTGATTAGTGTAAGCCATTACATTTATCTTGCATCTCAAAAACTTCAATCACACAGAGACCAGACtgattgattatattatatattatcttcttcctttttttGATTACCTTCCTTGGAAACAgaagagtattttttttttctgagaGCTAATTGTCACTACAAGTTTGACATACAATGGTGTATATATGCATCAAATCCTAGCACAATATTACTTGCATAAGTCAAAGCAGCTGAAGAAGATGGGATGTTCTGCTTCGGAAATGCTCTACCGCACTACTTCTAAATTTAGATCTATCTCACCTGTCCTTTGCTGAGCATCTCAGATTTCTTCAGTTTTTTCATCGCATAAATATTTCCAGACTTCTTCTCCTTGCACAAACGTACCTTGACAAAAGGAAAAGAGCCACAAGATTAGGGATAAGACAACAACAAACGGTATATGATGCATGCACACATACAATAACAATGAAAAATAGCATGCAAATATGATAACTAATCTATCATATCCTATATACTACTCCAAAGTATGCAAATATAATATCTCAACCACCTTCTGCATTAAATTGATTGTGTATACACTTTAGCTAATTATACTCACTAAATACACTTTTCTAGGATAACTAGGGCATCTCTAAGCAGATATTCTAATACTAAGTTTAAGTATGTGATATAACTCAAAACATATTTATCGACAGAGAGACTATGAGATTCAGGGTATTATGTTTCCCACAACATTATGTAAGGTATTAAACAATATAGGAAACTAACACCAGATCAACACACATAATATTGATGAGGAAAGATGTGAAGGAGATGGGCAGACAGTAGATTGAAAATAGATGAGAGCTGAAGATAAAAGGTGTGACGATAGATCGAATGAGAGGAGGATAAAATGCCCTGCAGCTACAAGTTCACTCACAAATTCACTCACCCTAAACCTTCTCTCCTCTCAAGCTTAAATagaaaaccctaacataaataGGCCACCTGgccaaaagaaataaaaagaaacattcaaacataaaataaaagctATAATCCCCTGCTTCGctaaaatgatgaaagagaaaaGGTTATCATATGGCAAGAGTAAAGAAGGAACTAAGAAGTTATTTGATGCTGAATAGGCTAACAGATAAAACTAACTATCCAAATAGAACTAACCTCGCCATATGCCCCCCTCCCAATGATTGTCAAAAGCTCAAAGTCATCAACACATATCTTATGTCTTTTAAGTCTCATGTATTCTGTCTCCTTCCGCTCTAAATCTTTAATCAGATTAATTTGCTCCTCCTTTGGCACATCAGATGTAGCTAACTTCCTCTCCAGTACCCATCTCCTGCAGCCACAAAAATAATCATGTGGATGAAGTAATCCAAGGGAACAAGCTGATTTTCTAAATCCCTATAGTCACACCATTACCCATTTCATCTTTACTGTAAAATGTGATCAGAGTTACAGCGTACTGAAATAAGACTGACAAAAAAAAGGTCACATTCGACTTAAACACCATTGCAACATGCTAAAATAAACATGTAaaatacaacaacaaaaaaacaaaataaaaagattcCATTTCCATGTGGAAAAATGAACACATCccataaaaaaaacttaccTTAATATGGTGtgcatgttttaaaaaaaaggttgaaCCAAGCATCTTGGTACCACTTTATACTAAGTCAAGTTATCACCCCAACTGAAAGCTTACACCCCACTAAGAATAGGCCCAATATTAAGCTCAAGTAACAAGGCATAACTAATCTTGCTAACCTCTTATAGCACATAATATTTAATGGAGCAACAGTGCCTTCCCAACATCATAATGTTCAGATTCATCACCTTCTAACACATGTTCCTCTTATTGGAGAACAAAACGGCCCTCTTAAAGCTTCTTACCCAAACCATATCAGTATCACGACAATTCATATATagaatcaaacaaatattgaaaTAAGTAGAAAGCAATATATTACTCCTGAAAAGTGAAAAGCAAAAATATGCCTAACCTAAAATGATAATAGAGAAAATCCGTATTTACATCCTTCAACTTATCTATAATATTGATTTTCCCCCTCAGACATgctaaaaaatttatttcatccTACCTaccggaaaaaaaaattaaccttcTGAAATTTGGGTTGATAGGTTGGATAGCAACAACGttaatattataacattacTAACAATAAACAACACACATCGCAACAATGGGATTAAAACCTGTTTTTAATGCTATTGcaaaaataaccaaaattgGTCGCAGCTGCACACGCACAATAACAATGTATTATGTACCGTCTATTAGCGTTGAGAACATTGTAATGGAGTTAGTTTTTTCCGTTAGATAAGGGGGAAATCAACTGAGGGGGACAACCCAACGAGTGGGTTCAAgggaaaatcaaatttcaagaTAAGTTAAAAGgagaaaattttcaatttcctcataaatataaaaatcctCCAACTTTTGTTGTATGAATATGAAAGGTGTCAGAAACTCATTGATGTTGCAACTGGCTTGAATGATTATTTCCAATCATTAATAAAACCTTATCTTTGGAAAATTTGGAAAAGGTTCTATACTGCTATAAGGTAATAATCTGTGTATTAGCAGATATTTGAAGGGATCTTAGGGGTTTATCATAATATTTGATAAGTAAAATATCACCTTTGTTATCAAGATAGTCACAGGTTTTAGCCCTTGTTTCCTTCAAATATCATTAAATCATTAGCTAAAAGTCTCTACACCATACAGTGTTAATCCAGTTCTCTAGAACAGGTTAAATACTGAGACACCTAAGGATAATACCAAAGAACATAATGAAATTAGCCTTGTCACAAAATCACAATATTCAGATTCCAGTTTGGGCAATACACTTCCATATATGCTTCGGAGTATTCATAATTACAAACCTAGAAACCTTCCTTTTTTGTCTCCCAAATGAAGTTGTTAATTTCATCAACTTTGTAAGGAAAATGAATGAGAAAACTTTCCAAAAGAAGAAGGTGAACACAAATATGCCTATGTTTACAAAATTCCAAGCCACAACTCCATGACATGTTACTACTTGCTCATGATAAGAGTTTATAAAACTCAACCCAATGCAAACTAACCTCAATTATGTGCAAGAAGGAAAAGCATGAAGATCCTTCAAGTCTATATTTgctaattatgaaaaaaaatatccaTTTGTAGGTTGGACCTTTATCGTGCATTACACTGTAGAAATGGCACAGATCATGTTGATTCCTTACACAATCATATGATTCATATCCCATGATTGATCTACAAGACATACCCAAAAACTACTACTACCAGACATCAGATTACAAATCCTCCAAATATAAAGCATCATACATTAAACAATCTGATTGAGAGGCAATTCAGCAGAATACTCATCAAACACTATTCAGGTATAGAAACCTTCTTAGCAACTTGATCCATCAACCAAGCTAGTTTAAGCAAAACCTTAAACAAAAAGATTATCTATGACCTTAGTATATTCCGGGGTTAAATTCCAGTGTTGGAAACGCAATTGAATCAACAGAGACCCAGCCAAATGAATTAACATACTTCCTTACCGATTACATAAGTTTCTAACTACTGTTGCTCTAGCTACACAAATTAGGAAAACTAgagtttgtaaaaaaaaaaaactgggCGTATATAGAGCTATTAATTAGCTGGATTGAGGATTCAAAATGTGAGAAAGTTTGAGATTTGCAAATCAAATGAATAGAACAAGATCTTAAATCCAAAACGTGCAAAACCCAGTTGAAATTGTTGGAAAGAACCTACCTTTCTTTTCGCTCTTGAATATTTTTCATATGGGCTCTGTAATGATTCTCTATGAACTGCTTTGCGGCAGCTACTTTCTCCATCGTCAAGGTGGAACCCAATACTTCAGTTTCCCCTTTGTTGTCCTCTGCGTCCATTTTCTCCTCTAGAAATCTGCTATTGAGTCTTGAGTGTGGACTGaagtttttctttataaaaaataacagtAGAAATCCCTTCTGGCGCCTGTCCCCCGCCTCATCAGATCCTGACAATCAATAAGAAAGGGTGTAATCCCCTGTGTTTCTGCCCCCACTTTAACCATAATTTTACCCATAACTATTTATTCTAAGTGTTTTTTAagcaaacaataataaataaaggtCATTACCATTTTATTCATTTAGAAAAAAGTTAAAGCAAacaatacaaatataataagttGATATTATTGTAATCTTAAATGAAATTTACTATTAATTATAACActagttattaaatatttaaaactcaattttaaaaagttaaatacaattcaaattgtctctaaatattattttatttaaaaacatgataaattaattaaaaaaataaaaataatacgttaaagttaaaataagaTGATGGATGTTTTTGTTTATCTGGGAAAAAttcaaattgttaaaattttaatagtttgaGTCATATATGGCACAATTCAAAGTTCAAATCTCATCCGTTGAAAACGAATTAAGTTCGAGTCTCAAATAGTAATTTGACCATTAATTATAACActagttattaaatataatcgAATTGTTTCATTTGAGATTTCGGATATCTACTTTTAAATCTCACAATTTGAGGctctttattattaaagttataaaa
This genomic window contains:
- the LOC124945148 gene encoding serine/threonine-protein kinase tricornered-like, which gives rise to MDAEDNKGETEVLGSTLTMEKVAAAKQFIENHYRAHMKNIQERKERRWVLERKLATSDVPKEEQINLIKDLERKETEYMRLKRHKICVDDFELLTIIGRGAYGEVRLCKEKKSGNIYAMKKLKKSEMLSKGQVEHVRSERNLLAEMASHCIVKLYYSFQDDEYLYLIMEYLPGGDMMTLLMREDILSEDAAKFYIAQSVLAIESVHKHNYIHRDIKPDNLLLDKNGHMKLSDFGLCKPLDCRTLSTLKEDEPMEDEDMKEPMDIDGSNPDADNRSTSRSRSEQLQHWQMNRRKLAFSTVGTPDYIAPEVLLKKGYGMECDWWSLGAILYEMLVGYPPFYSDDPITTCRKIVHWRNQLKFPEDAKLSIEAKDLICRLLCDVEHRLGSGGAYQIKAHPWFNDIIWDKLYEMDAAFKPEVNGELDTQNFMMFDEMGPSQSVKSGSGTSRKMHLTPKDLNFVGYTFKNFDAVKALQNSSGVFKIGKNGRAEEADIQMYASTGDDAMSP